The genomic segment ATCGGCCGAAGCCGAATCGGACGGCGTGTTGGCATCGGTCATCGAGGATGCGTCCTCGGGTGACATGATGTTGCCACTGAGTAGTCTCGAAGATCGCAAAGACGATGCGGTGGACGATGACTATGAATCGGTGGACCAGGTTTTTGCTACCAACACGCTTTGGTAATTCGCGTTATCGCCACGGCGTGAAACTAGAATCATGCGGTAAGTGCCATTGCGAATTGAGTTGTGAATTCGTTACCAACCCATGCATAGAAAGCTGCGGTGAGCGGTTGATTCGCAATTCAAATCAGTGGGCAACGGATGGCGACAAAAGCATGCAAATTGGGTGTTCAGCAACTCGAATCGAGACGCTTGTTAGCAAGCGTTTCACTGCCGACCGCCATCGCGGAATCTTCTTACGATGACTCGGCTCCGGCCGAAGTTTCCACCCCCATCGAAGTCTCGGGGGCTCAAGGGGTCCGAGCCGCCGAGGTGCGGATTCAATTCGATCCCAACGAAGTCACCACCGATACCACGCGAATCCAAGCTGGTTCGCTATGGAATGGCCGGGGCACGGTGATTGCAAACGTTGACGAACACTCCGGGACAATCGTCGCGTACGTCTACTCAACCCAACCCGTTGCAGAAGACGCAGGAGGGCTGATCGATATCGGCTTTGCCGTCAAACCAGATCGGATCTCGGAAAAAACAATTGATATCGATCTGCAGCAAGTCCGGCTCAATGAAGGCCAGATTTCGTTAGCCCAGACCCCCAAGGTGGGCGCGGACACGAGTGACGGCAAGATCGTGACGCAGCCCAGCGATAGTGTGAAACACGTCACACGGATCGAAAACCGATCGAGTGAATCGTCGGGCGAA from the Novipirellula caenicola genome contains:
- a CDS encoding cohesin domain-containing protein, whose protein sequence is MATKACKLGVQQLESRRLLASVSLPTAIAESSYDDSAPAEVSTPIEVSGAQGVRAAEVRIQFDPNEVTTDTTRIQAGSLWNGRGTVIANVDEHSGTIVAYVYSTQPVAEDAGGLIDIGFAVKPDRISEKTIDIDLQQVRLNEGQISLAQTPKVGADTSDGKIVTQPSDSVKHVTRIENRSSESSGESWSNPPVITEDPCPWPGGADTVLVAPQANASVSLAPVSLVGQAEFVRPEAEWGRPELASGFTANAAAAKSPAARSIDSMATPRGLPYGPLQPHVVDQAFADSALVD